The following nucleotide sequence is from Agromyces sp. SYSU T00194.
CAGCAGCAGCAGGCGGCCGAGAAGCAGATGGCGGCCCAACAGCAGCAGCAGTCGCAGGCGCAGGTCGCCGAGATGCAGGCGCAGCTGAACGCACTGCAGGCGCAGCAGGCCGCGCCCGCGGCACCCGCCGCGCCCGCCGGCGGAGGCGGCGACCTCATGGCCGAGCTCGAGAAGCTCGCGAACATGAAGGCCGCCGGCATCCTCAGCGACGCGGAGTTCGCGGCCGCGAAGGCGAAGCTGCTCGGCTGAGCCCGTCGGGCCGCAGGGCGGGGCTCAGCGCGAGCCCTCGCCCTCCCCGTCGGCGTCGCCGTCGCGATGCTCCGAGCCGGTCGGGTCGCCGCCCTTCGGGGCATCCGGGTCGATGACGCGCACCCGCTCGGGGTCGACGATCTCGATCTTCGAGGTGAACGCCTCGGCGCGCGCCTGCGCCTCGGGCGTTCCCGTGAAGAGCCCGGTGCGGTCCTGCGGCACCCGCTGCGCACGCTCCGCGGGGGCATCGCCGGCTTCGACGGCATCCGTGTTGCCGACCAGCACGCGCTGCAGCGGCAGGGCGTCGCGGTCCTCGTCGCGCATCCACTCCGAGAGCTCCTCGCGGATGAGGCAGCGGAGGTCCCACATCTTGGCCGAGTCCTCGGCGCTGACGAGCACGCGCACGCGCATGTAGCCACCCGTGGCATCCGTCACCTGGATGCCGGAGGCGACGCCGTCCCAGAGGTCGGTCTCGGCGAGCACCTCGTCGAGCTGCTTCCGCATGCCCGTCGTCGAGACGCGCCAGTCGAGGTCGAACTCGACCGTGCCGAGCAGGGCCTTGCCCGTCTTCGTCCAGTTCTCGAACGGCTGGCTCGTGAAGTACGTGCAGGGCAGCACGAGGGAGCGCTGGTCCCAGATGTCGACGACCACGTAGCTCAGCGTGATCTGGTTGATGCGGCCCCACTCGCCCTCGACCACGACGACGTCGCCCACGCGGATCGCGTCGCTGAAGGCGAGCTGCACGCCCGCGAACACGTTGCCGAGCACGGTCTGCGCGGCGAGGCCGGCAACGATGGACGCGATGCCGGCGGAGGCGAGCACGCTCGCGCCGACCGCGCGCACCGACGGGAACGTCACGAGGATCGAGCCGACCGCGACGACCACGATCACGGCCACCACGAGGCGACGCACGATCTGCAGCTGGGTGCGGATGCGGGCGGCCTGCACCGTGTCGGTCTCCTGGATGCGGTAGCGCTTCACGCCCGTGTCGACCATGAACAGGAAGATCTGGCAGGCGAGCCAGGCGCCCGACGCGATGAGCCCGATGCCGAGCCAGTGGATGATCTCGGAGACCCACTCGTCGATCGGGAAGAACACGAACGCGACGATGAGCGACATCAGCAGGATGGTGACGCGGAACGGCCACTCGGCCCGCTTGCGCAGCGCCTCCGGCCAGTCCTTCTTGCGGCGGATCAGCGCGAGGATCACCCGTGCGATCACGATCACGATGACGCCGAAGAGCAGCGAGATGCCGAGGGCGATGAGGAACGCCCAGAGGTGCGTCCATCCATCGAGTTCGGCCAGGGTGGTGAACTCGTCCGTTTCGGTGAGGTCGTCCATGCGGTCCTTCCGTCGGGTGCGTCGGGTGCCGTCCCAGCCTAGGGAACCCCGCGCCGGGCCCCGAATCCCCCTGTGGGCGCCGCCCGTCGTCGAGACCCGTCGATTTCCTGCGTTCTGGGCCTCCGGAACGCAGCTTTCTGACGGGTCTCGGCCACGGGGCGCGGGCTGCGAGGATGGAGGGACCCCGACCCCTGGAGCACCGTGTCCCCGCGCATCCTCTTCCGCACGCTCGCGATCGCCGAGGCGATCACCTGGACCCTGCTGATCGCCGGCATGGTCATCGCCTACGGCTTCGACGGCACCCGTCTCGGCATCTCGGTCGGCGGCGGGCTGCACGGCTTCGTGTTCCTCGCCTACGCGGTCGCCGTCGTGGTGGTCGCCGTCAACCAGCGCTGGCACGCCGGCGTGACGCTCATCGGGCTCGTGTCGGCCGTGGTGCCGTACGCGACGATCCCGTTCGACGTGTGGGCCGACCGCACGGGCCGGCTCGACGGCGACTGGCGACGCGAGGCCGGCGACGACCCGCGCGACCAGCGATGGGTCGAGCGGATGCTGCGCCTCGCGCTCGCGCGCCCGGTCGTGACCGTGGTGCTGGGCGTCGTCGGCGTCGCGGTGGTGTTCAGCGCGCTGCTCGTGATCGGCCCGCCCGGGGGCCGCTCCTAGCGGTCGGCTTCAGCCCGCGCCCGGACGCGCTGCGCGCCAGCGGGGCATCCGCTCGGCTGCGCACGGCCGCTCGCGCCAGCCGGGCATCCGCTCACCCCTGCGGCCACTCGCGTCAGCGACCGCCGTCGCCGCCGGAGCCGCCGTCGGCGGACCCGAAGTCGGCGCCCTCGCCGCCGCGCCCCGCGATGCGGTGGATCGCCCCGGTCGACGCGACCAGCTCGCGCTCGCGATCGACGCCCGAGTACCCGAGCTCGTGGGCCAGCTCGCGCTCGACCGCATCGACGTCGAGCGTCTGCGTGAAGAGGGCCGCCCGCTCCTCGGCTTCGGGGCTGCCGGAGAACATCCCCTCGGCGGCATCCACCGCCTTGTCGACCATCGCGATCGGCTCGGTGAGCACGAGCGGCGCGGGGGCCTCGGGGTCGACGTACTCGAAGCGCTGCACGGGCAGGGCGGCGGCGTTCTCGGCCTGCACCCAGAGCACGAGCTTCTCGCGCACGAGGCAGCGCAGGTCGTAGAGCTTCGCGGCGTCCTCGGCGCTGATGACGCAGCGGATGCGGACGTACCCGCCGACCGCGTCGAGCACCTGGAGAATGGCGGTGCGGCCGTCCCAGAGGTCGGAGTGCGCGGTGATCTGCTCGAGGCGCTCGCGCATGCGGGTGGTGGACACGCGCCAGTCGAGATCGAAGTCGACCGTGCCGAGCAGCTCGTTGCCCTCCTTGGTCCAGTTCTCGAACGGCTGGGTGGTGAAGTAGGTGCAGGGCAGCACGAGCGTGCGCGAGTCCCACACCTCGACGACGACGTAGCTCAGGGTGATGCGCTTGATGCGGCCCCACTCGTCCTCGACCACGACGATGTCGTCGACGTGGATCGCGCCCGTCACGGCGAGCTGCATGCCCGCGAACAGGTTCGCGAGCACCGACTGCAGCGCGAGGCCGGCGACGATCGAGGCCAGGCCCGCCGACGCGAGCATCGAGGCGCCGATGGTCTGCACGTCGGGGAAGGTGAGCAGGATGGCGCCGACGGCGACCACCGCGATGATCACGATCGCGACGCGCTGGAACACCTGGAGCTGCGTGTGCAGGCGGCGCACGTGGCGGTTGTCCATGTCGCGCGGGTAGCGCGCGGTCGACAGGTCGGCGGCGAACATGACGAGCGAGCCGAGCAGCCAGGCGACGCTCGCGATGAGCGCGATCTTCAGGCCGTGCTCGGCGGCCGCGCGCCACTCGCGCTCGGGCATGGTCACGGCCAGCGCGACGAACCCGCCGACGAGGAACACGGTGACCTGCAGCGGCCGGTCGAGGCGCCGGGCGAGCATCGCGGGCCAGTCGTCGCGGTTCGCGACGACGCGGATGACCGCGCGCACGAGCTGGTTGAACAGGAAGCTCGCACCGATCGCGATCGCCACGGCGATGACGAGTCCGTACCAGGATCGCCACGCGAACTCGGCGAACACCGCCTCGAACCACTCCATGTCGCCTCCTCCTCCGGTCGGCTCCGGCCCGCATCCTGCGGACGCCCGCGCCCGCACCCTGCGGACACGACGAACGGCGGGGCCGATGGGCCACCGCCGCCATGCTGGTGCCCACGCTACGACGAGCCGCTGAACGCCCGCTGCACGCCGATTGTGAGCGGGCCGTGAGGCGCCCGGCAACGGGCTTCGGGGTGGGCGGCGGTAGGATCGACGCGTCAGCGTCCGGCGCGGCATCCGCCACCGGCATCCGCTCGTTCCGGGAGTCTCCCACGTGACCGATACCGTCTCCACCACGGCCACCCTCGACACCGTCGAGCACGCTGCCGCCACTCCCGACAAGGAGCAGCCCTACGCGGCGCTCGGGCTGAAGCCCGACGAGTACGACCAGATCCGCGAGATCCTCGGTCGGCGCCCCACCTCGGGTGAGCTCGCGATGTACTCCGTGATGTGGAGCGAGCACTGCTCGTACAAGTCGTCGAAGAAGTACCTGCGCCAGTTCGGCCAGAAGGTCACCGACGAGATGCGCAAGGACCTCATGGTCGGCATGGGCGAGAACGCCGGCGTCGTCGACATCGGCGAGGGCTGGGCGGTCACGTTCAAGATCGAGTCGCACAACCACCCGAGCTACATCGAGCCGTTCCAGGGCGCCGCGACCGGCGTCGGCGGCATCGTGCGCGACATCATCTCGATGGGCGCGCGCCCGGTCGCCGTGATGGACGCGCTGCGCTTCGGAAAGATCGACGACCCCGACACCGCCCGCGTCGTGCACGGCGTGGTGAGCGGCATCTCGTTCTACGGCAACTGCCTCGGCCTGCCGAACATCGGCGGTGAGACCTGGTTCGACCCGGTGTACCAGGCCAACCCGCTCGTCAACGCGCTCGCGGTCGGCGTGCTCCGCCACGAGGACCTGCACCTGGCCAACGCCAAGGGCGCGGGCAACAAGGTCGTGCTGTTCGGCGCCCGCACGGGCGGCGACGGCATCGGCGGCGCGTCGATCCTCGCATCCGACACCTTCGCCGAGGGCGGCCCGACCAAGCGCCCCGCGGTGCAGGTGGGCGACCCGTTCGCCGAGAAGGTGCTCATCGAGTGCTGCCTCGAGCTGTTCGCGGGCGACCTGGTCGAGGGCATCCAGGACCTCGGCGCGGCCGGAATCTCGTGCGCCACCTCGGAGCTCGCCTCCAACGGCGACGGCGGCATGTCGATCGTGCTCGACGAGGTGCTGCTGCGCGACCCGACGCTCACGGCCGAGGAGATCCTCATGTCCGAGAGCCAGGAGCGCATGATGGCCATCGTGCGCCCCGAGAAGCTCGAGGGCTTCCTCGAGGTCGTCGGCAAGTGGGACGTCGAGACCAGCGTACTCGGCGAGGTGACCGACACCGGGCGCCTGTCGATCACCTGGCGCGGCGAGGAGATCGTGAACGTCGACCCCCGCACGGTCGCCGTCGACGGCCCGGTCTACGACCGTCCGGTGCGCAAGCCCAAGTGGCTGAAGAAGCTGAACGCCGATTCGGCGACCGCGCTGCCCCGGCCGACCACGCCCGACGAGCTGCGCGCCCAGTTCCTGCAGCTGCTCGGCTCGCCGAACCTCGCCGACGCATCGTGGGTGACCAGCCAGTACGACCACTACGTGCTCGGCAACACCGCGCTGGCCTCCCCCGACGACGCCGGCATGATCCGCGTCGACGAGGAGTCGGGCCTCGGCGTCTCGGTCGCGACCGACGCCAACGGCCGCTACTGCCAGCTCGACCCGTACGCGGGCGCACAGCTCGCCCTCGCCGAGGCGTACCGCAACGTCGCCGCGACCGGCGCCGTGCCCGCGGCCGTCTCCGACTGCCTGAACTTCGGCTCGCCCGAGAACCCCGAGGTCATGTGGCAGTTCTCGAAGGCGGTCGAGGGACTGGCCGACGGATGCCTCGAGCTGGCCATCCCCGTCACCGGCGGCAACGTCTCGTTCTACAACCAGACCGGCGACGTGCCGATCCACCCGACGCCGGTCGTCGCCGTGCTCGGCGTGATCGACGACGTCGCCCGTCGCATCCCGTCGGGCTGGCAGGACGACGGCCACAACATCTACCTGCTCGGCATCACGCGCGAGGAGCTCGACGGCTCGGCCTGGGCCGGCGTCGTGCACGACCACCTCGGCGGCGTGCCGCCCGTGGTCGACCTGGCCGGCGAGCAGCGCCTCGCGGAGCTGCTGCGCGCAGCCTCGCTCGAGGGCCTCATCGATTCGGCGCACGACCTCTCCGACGGCGGCCTCGCGGCCGCGCTCGCGGAGGGCGTGCTGCGCTTCGGCGTCGGCGCCCGCGTGGTGCTCGGCGAGGTGCTCGACCGCGACGGCGTCGACGTGGCATCCGCCCTCTTCTCGGAGTCGCAGGGCCGCGTGATCGTGACCGTGCCGCGGGAGGACGACGTGAAGTTCCGCGGGCTGTGCGAGGGCCGCGACTACCCGGTCGCCCGCATCGGCGTGACGGATGCCGCCTCCGGCTCGCTCGAGGTGCAGGACGCGTTCACCGTGTCGATCGACGACCTGCGCGGCACGCACCGCGCGCCGCTGTCAGATGCGTTCGGCCCGGTCGTCGGGTACTGAGGCGATGATGCCCGCGGAACCCGACGGCGGGCCGCGCGGGTACACGGCCGAGTACGCGGCGGCGCACGGGCGGTTCGCGCTCGTGCCGGCGGCGTACGTGTTCCTGCTCGCGGCTTCCGGTGACGGCGGCGGTGAGCGCGTGCTGCTGCAGCGGCGCGCCGGCACCGGGTTCTACGACGGCTGGTGGGGTGCCTCCGCCGCGGGGCATGTCGACCCGGGGGAGTCGGCGGCGACCGCGGCGGCGCGCGAGGCGGCCGAGGAGATCGGCGTCGGCATCGCGGCATCCGACCTGCTGCCGTTGACGACCCTGCACCGCCGGGCCGGATCCGAGCGGCCCGCCGACCAGCGCGTCGACTTCGCGTTCGCCTGCCGCCGCTGGTCGGGCGAGCCCGCGCTGCAGGAGTCGACGGCCGACGCGCTCGAGTGGTTCGCCCTCGACGCGCTGCCCGACCTCGTCGTGCACCACGAGCGCGCCGTGCTCGAGGGGTTCCGCGACGGCACGCTCGCCGCGATCACGCCGTTCGGGTTCTGAGCGCCGGCGGGCCGAGCGGAGGACGAATTCGCCGACACGCCGCGCCCGCCGCCCCCGCACCGCCGAATCTCCTCCGTTTCGCAGATTGCAGTCCGCGGTCCGCAGGCCCGCCCCCACTACCCGGGCTCGGCCGAACGGAGGACGACTTCGCCGACACGCCGCCCCCGCCGCCCCCGCACCGCCGAATCTCCTCCGTTTCGCCCTCCGCAGGCCCGCCTACCCGGGCTGGGCCGAACGGAGGAGGCACTCGCCCACACGGCGCGCCGCCGGTACCCGCTGCACGGGTTCTCCCACGTCTCGCACGTCGGGGGTCGCGCGTCGGGGGTCGGGGGTCGGGGGTCGGGGGTCGGGGGTCGAGCGTAGGGTGCGGGCATGACCGAGGGCGCGGGCGGGTGCTGCGGGGCGGATGCCTCGGGCGGCGCGTGCGCGCGCGAGGTCGAGCCCGGTGCGCCGGTGCCGCTCTGCACCGCGCACCTGCTCGCCGCGTACGACTGGGTCGCGCGGGGCGTCGGCGAGACCGACCTGCTGCCGGCGCCGTGCCGCGCATGCGGTGGGCGGGTGGGCGTGCGGTATCCGTCGGGATGGCTGTGCGCGGCGTGCGAGTGGCGCGTGGGGGAGGTGCCCGACGGCGATGCGCCGCCGCGGGTCGACGTCGTCTACTACCTGCGGTTCGACGACCGGGTGAAGATCGGCACGACTGCGAATCCGCGCGGCCGATTCGCGGCGCTGCCCCACGACGAGGTGCTCGCGTTCGAGCGCGGCGGGCGGGCGCTCGAACAGCGCCGGCACGCGGAGTTCGCCGCGCACCGCATCCCGGGCACCGAGTGGTTCGAGGCGAACGCCGAGCTCGACGCGCACGTCGCCGCGCTCCGCGCGAGCGGCGACGACCCGTGGCACCGTTACGCCCGCTGGGTCAGCACCGAGCTCGCGCTCCGCGGCGCGTAGGCATCACGGGCGAACCCACCGCCGTGCCCGACGACGCGGAACGCGCGCTCAGGCGCCCTCGGGCGGCTCGACCAGGAGCTGCACGCGGTCGGCGAGGTAGCGGTCGAAGGCGATGACGGCGTCGTCCATCGACGGGTTCCAGCGCACGAGCAGGTCGCCGTCGCGCAGCAGCAGCGGGCCGTCGGAGGCGGCGAGCGCGTCGGGATCGAGCGCGATCTCGCGGGCGTGGAAGTTCACCGTCTCGTCGCGCGCGAACGGCCCCTCGAACGCGGCTGCACGGTAGATGCGCCGCACCTCGGCGGAGTTCGCCTGGTAGGTCGCACGACCGGGCGGGGTCGCGCGGGTCACGTCACCGGTCGCGTGCAGGGCGCCGTCGGTGCCGAGCAGCAGCACGCCGAGGCGCCAGACGCGGCCGAGCGGATGCATCCGCGGCTTCCGCGCGATCCCGAGCACGCGACGCGACGGCTCGAACTCCGCGAGCGCCTCATCGCGGGCGTCGGCCTCGACGAGCGCGGCCCGGGCGGCCACGAGCGCACCGCGTGCCCGCACGATCGCGGCGTCCGCGGCATTCGACATGGCCCGATGATACGACCGGGCCCGGCCCACCCCCGCGCCCCGCGCCCCGCGCCGCTCGCATCGAGTCGCCACGAGTCGCCACGAGATGTCGCCTCCGCCGCCGGATTCCGACAGTCCGTGACGACTCGGCGCTCCGCCACGCGCGCGCCGACCGACCACGGCCGGCCGTCAGCGCGTGCGGCCGACCAGCTCCAGCAGCGCCATGCCGTAGGCCTCGGCGGGGTCGGGGTGCTCGAAGCGCAGGCGCTGCCCGCCGAGCTCGATCTCGACCTCGAAGGCGTCCTCGAGGCGGCGGAGCGAGCGGAAGGTGTTCCGCAGCAGCTCGCGCAGCTGGTCCTCGCGCGGCAGCCAGACCGCGTCGGACATGTCGACCGAGTCGAGCGCCCACTCGGTCGTGCCGTTGAAGCCGAGGATCGTGCCGGTCGCGTAGTCGTGCGGCTCGATCGTCATGTCGCTCACGGTGAAGACGTCGGCCTCGATCTCGGGCTCGACGTCGCTCGTGAGGTCGAGCTGGAAGCGGTCGCCCGATGCCGGATGCCACACCAGCCCCGCCTCGCGCAGGGCGAGCCCGAGCTCGCGGCTGATCATGCGCCGCCCCCGTTCGCCGCATCCCGACGGCGACGACGCTTCGGCTCCGGGTCGGGCTCGCGGCCGCGGGTGGTGCGCGCGCGGATGCCCGCGCCGACCACCACGACCATCAGCCCGACGAGGATGAACCCGAACCGCGAGGTCACGAGCGCGAGCACCACCACGACGGCGCCGACGACCACCAGCACCTCGGCCGCGCGCCGGCGGAACCCCGACCACAGCCGGCCGCCCAGCGACTCGCCCGTCATCGCGGCCCGCTCATGCGGCCACCGTCAGGGTCTGGCCGGTCCACTGCTCCGACAGCGTCCACAGCCTGGTCGCGAGCGCGCGGTCGGTCGACGTGCGCGCCGGGTGCTGGCGCGTCGGCTCGCCCTTGGTCCACCCGCGCGGCCCCCAGTAGTCGCCGTTGCGCGCCTCGGGCGAGGCCGCAGCGACGAGCACGGGCGCCGCACCGCGGTGCTTGCCCTGCGTGAACGGCGCCTGCAGGTTGTCGGCGAACCGGGTCATGCCCGTGGGCTCGTTGACCCCGTGCACGAACGGCGTGCGTCCGCTGATCGAGTAGCCGGGGTGCGCGACGATGCTCGACACCGTCGAGTCGGCGGCGGTGAGGCGTCTGGCGAGTTCGAAGCCGGTCGACTGCGCGGCGATCTTGGAGTGCGCGTAGGCGGTCCAGAAGTCGTAGCCCTCCTCGAGCTGCAGCCCGTCGACGTCGAACCCGCTGAGGCGGGAGGCGAGCGAGCCGAGCCAGACGATGCGCGCGGCATCCGCCCGCTGCAGCGCGGGCAGCACCTGCGCGACGAGGGCGAAGTGGCCGAGGTGGTTGGTGGCGAGCACGAGCTCGTGGCCGTCGACCGA
It contains:
- a CDS encoding SHOCT domain-containing protein; this encodes MARTAVVAGTASAVAGGVQHRQANRWNAQQQQAAEKQMAAQQQQQSQAQVAEMQAQLNALQAQQAAPAAPAAPAGGGGDLMAELEKLANMKAAGILSDAEFAAAKAKLLG
- a CDS encoding mechanosensitive ion channel family protein; the encoded protein is MDDLTETDEFTTLAELDGWTHLWAFLIALGISLLFGVIVIVIARVILALIRRKKDWPEALRKRAEWPFRVTILLMSLIVAFVFFPIDEWVSEIIHWLGIGLIASGAWLACQIFLFMVDTGVKRYRIQETDTVQAARIRTQLQIVRRLVVAVIVVVAVGSILVTFPSVRAVGASVLASAGIASIVAGLAAQTVLGNVFAGVQLAFSDAIRVGDVVVVEGEWGRINQITLSYVVVDIWDQRSLVLPCTYFTSQPFENWTKTGKALLGTVEFDLDWRVSTTGMRKQLDEVLAETDLWDGVASGIQVTDATGGYMRVRVLVSAEDSAKMWDLRCLIREELSEWMRDEDRDALPLQRVLVGNTDAVEAGDAPAERAQRVPQDRTGLFTGTPEAQARAEAFTSKIEIVDPERVRVIDPDAPKGGDPTGSEHRDGDADGEGEGSR
- a CDS encoding DUF3817 domain-containing protein, which encodes MSPRILFRTLAIAEAITWTLLIAGMVIAYGFDGTRLGISVGGGLHGFVFLAYAVAVVVVAVNQRWHAGVTLIGLVSAVVPYATIPFDVWADRTGRLDGDWRREAGDDPRDQRWVERMLRLALARPVVTVVLGVVGVAVVFSALLVIGPPGGRS
- a CDS encoding mechanosensitive ion channel family protein translates to MEWFEAVFAEFAWRSWYGLVIAVAIAIGASFLFNQLVRAVIRVVANRDDWPAMLARRLDRPLQVTVFLVGGFVALAVTMPEREWRAAAEHGLKIALIASVAWLLGSLVMFAADLSTARYPRDMDNRHVRRLHTQLQVFQRVAIVIIAVVAVGAILLTFPDVQTIGASMLASAGLASIVAGLALQSVLANLFAGMQLAVTGAIHVDDIVVVEDEWGRIKRITLSYVVVEVWDSRTLVLPCTYFTTQPFENWTKEGNELLGTVDFDLDWRVSTTRMRERLEQITAHSDLWDGRTAILQVLDAVGGYVRIRCVISAEDAAKLYDLRCLVREKLVLWVQAENAAALPVQRFEYVDPEAPAPLVLTEPIAMVDKAVDAAEGMFSGSPEAEERAALFTQTLDVDAVERELAHELGYSGVDRERELVASTGAIHRIAGRGGEGADFGSADGGSGGDGGR
- the purL gene encoding phosphoribosylformylglycinamidine synthase subunit PurL, producing the protein MTDTVSTTATLDTVEHAAATPDKEQPYAALGLKPDEYDQIREILGRRPTSGELAMYSVMWSEHCSYKSSKKYLRQFGQKVTDEMRKDLMVGMGENAGVVDIGEGWAVTFKIESHNHPSYIEPFQGAATGVGGIVRDIISMGARPVAVMDALRFGKIDDPDTARVVHGVVSGISFYGNCLGLPNIGGETWFDPVYQANPLVNALAVGVLRHEDLHLANAKGAGNKVVLFGARTGGDGIGGASILASDTFAEGGPTKRPAVQVGDPFAEKVLIECCLELFAGDLVEGIQDLGAAGISCATSELASNGDGGMSIVLDEVLLRDPTLTAEEILMSESQERMMAIVRPEKLEGFLEVVGKWDVETSVLGEVTDTGRLSITWRGEEIVNVDPRTVAVDGPVYDRPVRKPKWLKKLNADSATALPRPTTPDELRAQFLQLLGSPNLADASWVTSQYDHYVLGNTALASPDDAGMIRVDEESGLGVSVATDANGRYCQLDPYAGAQLALAEAYRNVAATGAVPAAVSDCLNFGSPENPEVMWQFSKAVEGLADGCLELAIPVTGGNVSFYNQTGDVPIHPTPVVAVLGVIDDVARRIPSGWQDDGHNIYLLGITREELDGSAWAGVVHDHLGGVPPVVDLAGEQRLAELLRAASLEGLIDSAHDLSDGGLAAALAEGVLRFGVGARVVLGEVLDRDGVDVASALFSESQGRVIVTVPREDDVKFRGLCEGRDYPVARIGVTDAASGSLEVQDAFTVSIDDLRGTHRAPLSDAFGPVVGY
- a CDS encoding NUDIX domain-containing protein gives rise to the protein MPAEPDGGPRGYTAEYAAAHGRFALVPAAYVFLLAASGDGGGERVLLQRRAGTGFYDGWWGASAAGHVDPGESAATAAAREAAEEIGVGIAASDLLPLTTLHRRAGSERPADQRVDFAFACRRWSGEPALQESTADALEWFALDALPDLVVHHERAVLEGFRDGTLAAITPFGF
- a CDS encoding GIY-YIG nuclease family protein, giving the protein MTEGAGGCCGADASGGACAREVEPGAPVPLCTAHLLAAYDWVARGVGETDLLPAPCRACGGRVGVRYPSGWLCAACEWRVGEVPDGDAPPRVDVVYYLRFDDRVKIGTTANPRGRFAALPHDEVLAFERGGRALEQRRHAEFAAHRIPGTEWFEANAELDAHVAALRASGDDPWHRYARWVSTELALRGA
- a CDS encoding pilus assembly protein CpaE — its product is MISRELGLALREAGLVWHPASGDRFQLDLTSDVEPEIEADVFTVSDMTIEPHDYATGTILGFNGTTEWALDSVDMSDAVWLPREDQLRELLRNTFRSLRRLEDAFEVEIELGGQRLRFEHPDPAEAYGMALLELVGRTR
- a CDS encoding SDR family NAD(P)-dependent oxidoreductase, yielding MSWYPVALPRLDGRTYVVTGANAGLGFFTSARLAEAGAHVVLSGRSPDRLAAAVAAIRKRVPGASVDTLVIDVSSLESVAAGASQLLARARIDGLVLNAGSVHPSRTREVSVDGHELVLATNHLGHFALVAQVLPALQRADAARIVWLGSLASRLSGFDVDGLQLEEGYDFWTAYAHSKIAAQSTGFELARRLTAADSTVSSIVAHPGYSISGRTPFVHGVNEPTGMTRFADNLQAPFTQGKHRGAAPVLVAAASPEARNGDYWGPRGWTKGEPTRQHPARTSTDRALATRLWTLSEQWTGQTLTVAA